CAAGCATCGCCTCCAAATCATGACGCCCATCAACAAGCGGCACTTCGCGCACCTCGGCCCGCTCGATGATGGCATTGTGCCGGTATTGCGGGAATGTCGGCGCCGCCATCACTGTATTCGCCCCCGGCTCTAAAAAGGCGCGGCAAAAAATTTGCACCACCTCATCCGAACCGTTGCCAAACAGAAGCTGTGTTTCCTTGACGCCAAGATGCTTCGCCACCTTTTCGCGCAACGTGCGGGCGTAGCCGTCCGGATAGACGGCGAGGCGGTCAAGCTCAGCGGCGATGGCCGCTTTTGCCGCTGGCGACGAACCGTACGGATTCTCGTTAGAAGCAAGTTTGATAATCTCAGGCAAGCCATATTCCCGCTTGACTTCTTCGATCGATTTTCCCGGCTGGTACGGAGAAAGACCCCGGAGCGATTCCTTTACTTGCATGATTGTCGCCAACTCCTTCAATCGGAACTTTTAGCGCGAAGAACACGGCTCCCGAAGCGGCGCGGCAAGCGAACGGGCGTAGGCAGAAAACTCGGCGACGGCCGCTTCCCTTTCGTCCGGCGCCTGCAACCTCGGAGCCAGCTGCTCGACTTTTTGCACGAGTGCGCTGCCGACGACAACGCCGTCGCACACCTCTTTCAACATCGCGACTTGCTCCGGCGCCGAAATGCCAAAGCCGACGGCGACCGGGACGCGGCTATGCCGCTTCACTTCGCGGAGGAAATCGCCGAGCGTCTCCGGCAGCGTCTCACGCACGCCTGTAACGCCTAGCGAGGAGACGCAATACAAAAACCCTTGCGCCGCCGAAGCGATCCGCTCGATCCGCTGCTTCGACGTCGGCGCAACAAGCGAAATGAGCGGGAGACCAAACCGTTCGCCAAGTTCGCGGAGCGGACCGCTTTCCTCAAACGGCAAATCGGGAATGAGCACGCCGTCGGCGCCATTTTC
Above is a window of Geobacillus thermoleovorans DNA encoding:
- the trpA gene encoding tryptophan synthase subunit alpha — encoded protein: MPLSVNPPLFIPFIVAGDPAPDVTIDLALALEEAGADILELGVPYSDPLADGPTIQRAAARALDGGMTLPKAIQLIGEMRKKGVNIPIILFTYYNPVLQLGEESFFALAQENGADGVLIPDLPFEESGPLRELGERFGLPLISLVAPTSKQRIERIASAAQGFLYCVSSLGVTGVRETLPETLGDFLREVKRHSRVPVAVGFGISAPEQVAMLKEVCDGVVVGSALVQKVEQLAPRLQAPDEREAAVAEFSAYARSLAAPLREPCSSR